A stretch of the Leguminivora glycinivorella isolate SPB_JAAS2020 chromosome 2, LegGlyc_1.1, whole genome shotgun sequence genome encodes the following:
- the LOC125242221 gene encoding serine protease inhibitor dipetalogastin-like: MKRILFFVCISSLVAPFYITSGLKLSLRQGPEESTPPGTGLPLDQEEEAAKKAIPFLKNCTMCPRHYKPVCANNGQWYINPCFMACAVGSDSSVGILYEGVCRPEHMKTSSTTTTTTTPHHTTTEEPKFACAKKCEEEDAPVCGSNGEMYGNACLMKCDEVEPADNETVCTATRRPAAPEEHYSSACTCSKVYDPVCVVDGNWYWNLCMKECMIGKGESSRVLYQGKCVNFLL; this comes from the exons GTATTTCTTCTCTGGTGGCGCCTTTTTATATTACAAGTGGCCTTAAACTTAGTTTGAGACAAGG ACCAGAAGAATCAACTCCCCCCGGAACAGGCCTACCACTAGATCAGGAGGAGGAAGCTGCTAAGAAAGCGATTCCATTCCTCAAGAACTGCACGATGTGTCCCCGACATTACAAGCCCGTCTGCGCCAACAACGGCCAGTGGTACATCAACCCCTGTTTCATGGCCTGCGCGGTCGGAAGCGACAGCTCAGTCGGCATCCTATACGAAGGCGTTTGCAGACCCGAACACATGAAAACGTCCTCAACTACAACAACAACCACCACACCTCACCACACCACAACTGAAGAACCAAAATTCGCATGTGCGAAAAAATGCGAGGAGGAGGATGCACCAGTGTGTGGTAGTAACGGAGAAATGTATGGTAATGCATGTTTAATGAAGTGTGATGAGGTTGAACCTGCTGATAATGAAACGGTGTGCACCGCAACGCGTCGTCCAGCGGCACCTGAGGAACATTACTCGAGTGCCTGCACCTGTTCGAAGGTGTACGACCCGGTGTGTGTGGTCGACGGGAACTGGTATTGGAATCTTTGTATGAAGGAGTGCATGATTGGAAAGGGAGAATCGTCTCGAGTTCTTTATCAAGGGAAGTGTGTTAATTTTTTGTTGTAG